The following DNA comes from Peribacillus sp. FSL E2-0218.
AAATATCAGCCTAACCGGCATATTACCCAAACATGTATTTACTTTCACATTTTCACAAACTTGAATTCTATGTTCCTATTCGATAATTGTAACAAAATTCCTGCCACATAGCTAAAAGGAATTTTTATTTTTTGGTTTTTCTGACCTATTCAGCAAATCGATCCATACTGACCAAAAATCCAGAAGCCTGTCAATGCAGCGGAAAGTCCTTTATAATAAAGGGAATATTTTTTAAAAGGAGTCCCTGATCATGTTAAAAATTTTCTCGACACAGCTAAGTGGTATATTTAAAAAAATGATGGATAATGAAGCCTTTGAAATGGAGGATGCCGGACGTCTGCTGGCTCAGGCCGCGGTTGGGGATGGCTCCATCTTCATACAAGGCTTTGGTGAAATGCAAGGCGTCACGGCCGAGGCGATGGACGGGGCAGAGCCCTTTCCGAAAGCAAAAAGATATGAACACGGCGAAACTATTTCAAGAGAAGATCGATTCCTTATTTTCAGCCGGAAATCCGATGACAGCGAAGCATTGAAGCTTGCCAAAGCCCTTAAAGAAAAAGATATACCCTTTGTCGCCGTTTCCACCTCCGCAGCGACCGATGAGGACTCTCTTACGGAACTGGCTGACGTACATATCGACTTACGGATCCACCGTGGACTGATTCCCGATGAAGCTGGAAACCGCTATGGCTACCCCACCCTCATTGCTGCCCTTTTCGCTTATTACGGAATTAAATTCACTCTTGAGGAAATTATCCAAGAATATCAAAATGAAGAAGACTAACCTTCTTGAACTACAAAAGGTATCGGAATGATCTATCCCGGTACCTTTTTGATTTACAATCGGACCGAAGCTAACAGTCCCCGCCACTTTTCTCGCGAGTTTGGGCTTGGCATTGAATTTGAGTCCGGTTCTCTTAAAAATTGCGTTTTTCACACACTTTTTGTACTTTTTCCCGACAGCTGCATCTGGGCAGACAGTTTTCGACCTTCATCAAAACCTAAACAAAAAAACTGCAGGCAAGCTCGATTAATCATCGAGTTTGCCTGCAGTCTGACACAGCCTTAGAGGCTGTTTTTTTATTTATTAAAGTTTTTCGCTGCGCTTTAAGGACATCCCGACAAAGTCACGGAATAGTGGCTGTGGACGGTTAGGGCGTGATGTGAATTCCGGATGGAATTGAGAAGCCACAAACCATGGATGATCTTTCAATTCAACGATCTCGACCAGACGGCCATCTGGGCTTGTTCCAGAGAAGACGAAGCCTGCTTCTTCCATCGCCTGACGGTAATGATTATTGAATTCATAACGGTGACGGTGACGTTCATACACAACCTCGTCATTATAAGCCTCGTAAGCTTTGGTGCCCTCGATAAGCTTACATGGATATAAACCAAGACGAAGTGTACCGCCCAAATCTTCTACATCCTTTTGCTCTGGAAGAAGATCGATGATTGGATCTGGAGTATCCGCTTGAATCTCGGCAGAATGGGCTTCCGGCAATCCTAAAACGTTGCGCGCATATTCAATGGACGCCAATTGCATGCCTAAACAGATTCCGAAGAATGGTGTTTTTGTCGTACGGGCATATTCTGTCGCAGCAATTTTCCCTTCGATGCCACGATCTCCAAAACCGCCCGGAACAAGGATGCCGTCTGCATCTTGAAGAAGCTCAGCAACATTTTCTTTCGTTACGTCTTCCGAATTGACCCAGTCGATTTCGACATCGGCGTCAAACGCATAGCCTGCGTGCTTAAGTGCTTCCACTACAGAAAGATAAGCATCTTGCAGCTCCACATATTTTCCGACAAGAGCGATTTTCGTTTTCTTCGATAAAGAAGTAACCTTTTTGACTAGTTCCTTCCAATCTTCCATATCCGCCTCGCCGCAATCCAATTTCAAGTGATCGCAAACGATTTGGTCCATATTTTGCGCTTGAAGGGCAAGCGGGATGGAGTAAAGCGTATCTGCATCCAGACATTCGATAACCGACTTTTTATCGATATCGCAGAATAAAGCAATTTTATCCTTCATATCTTGTGAGATCGGGCTTTCTGTACGTGCAACGATGATGTTCGGCTGAATGCCGAGGCTGCGCAATTCCTTCACGCTATGCTGTGTCGGTTTCGTTTTCATTTCACCAGCAGCTTTAATATAAGGGACAAGTGTACAGTGAATGTACATAACATTGTTGATTCCGATATCACTTTTGATTTGGCGAATCGCTTCAAGGAATGGAAGAGATTCGATATCCCCTACCGTACCGCCGATTTCCGTAATGACGATATCCGCATTCGTTTCATTGCCTGAACGGAAAACCCGCTCTTTAATTTCATTCGTGATGTGGGGGATGACTTGTACCGTTCCGCCCAAATAGTCGCCGCGGCGTTCTTTTCTAAGGACGGTTGAATAAATTTTCCCTGTTGTCACATTGCTGTGTTTGCCAAGGTTGATATCGATGAACCGCTCATAGTGACCTAGGTCCAAATCCGTCTCCGCGCCATCATCCGTAACGAACACTTCACCGTGTTGGTATGGACTCATCGTACCTGGATCCAAGTTGATATACGGGTCAAATTTCTGGATCGTCACATTCAATCCCCTATTTTTCAAAAGTCTTCCTAAAGAAGCGGCCGTTATCCCTTTTCCTAAGGAAGAAACTACTCCACCTGTCACAAAAATATATTTTGTCATCTCATATCCTCCTAATAGAATGTTTTCTTCCGATCCTGCTGCTTGATATACAGGTCAATTGGAACTTGCACCAATACACCGCCAGATAAGCGGTCAAAAGCCAAAAGACGTAAAGCGGTATGCCATTAATCACTTA
Coding sequences within:
- a CDS encoding DUF2529 domain-containing protein produces the protein MLKIFSTQLSGIFKKMMDNEAFEMEDAGRLLAQAAVGDGSIFIQGFGEMQGVTAEAMDGAEPFPKAKRYEHGETISREDRFLIFSRKSDDSEALKLAKALKEKDIPFVAVSTSAATDEDSLTELADVHIDLRIHRGLIPDEAGNRYGYPTLIAALFAYYGIKFTLEEIIQEYQNEED
- a CDS encoding CTP synthase, which translates into the protein MTKYIFVTGGVVSSLGKGITAASLGRLLKNRGLNVTIQKFDPYINLDPGTMSPYQHGEVFVTDDGAETDLDLGHYERFIDINLGKHSNVTTGKIYSTVLRKERRGDYLGGTVQVIPHITNEIKERVFRSGNETNADIVITEIGGTVGDIESLPFLEAIRQIKSDIGINNVMYIHCTLVPYIKAAGEMKTKPTQHSVKELRSLGIQPNIIVARTESPISQDMKDKIALFCDIDKKSVIECLDADTLYSIPLALQAQNMDQIVCDHLKLDCGEADMEDWKELVKKVTSLSKKTKIALVGKYVELQDAYLSVVEALKHAGYAFDADVEIDWVNSEDVTKENVAELLQDADGILVPGGFGDRGIEGKIAATEYARTTKTPFFGICLGMQLASIEYARNVLGLPEAHSAEIQADTPDPIIDLLPEQKDVEDLGGTLRLGLYPCKLIEGTKAYEAYNDEVVYERHRHRYEFNNHYRQAMEEAGFVFSGTSPDGRLVEIVELKDHPWFVASQFHPEFTSRPNRPQPLFRDFVGMSLKRSEKL